From Pseudonocardia autotrophica, one genomic window encodes:
- a CDS encoding LLM class flavin-dependent oxidoreductase, producing MEVSCAFPTSLSSPDDIALAEELGYDRAWVYDTPQQSPDVWMTLALAAERTERIGLGPGVLVPSLRHPMVNAAGTATLAALAPGRVSVSFGTGFTGRRAMGYRAITWAFMDSYIRAYRGLLRGEVVEWEGARMQMLHPDGHSPARPVDVPVLVGALGPKGDAVARELGDGLFATLQVPEFMKDHPQAAFLVWGTVLDDDEQIDSDRVRAAGGPGWALAYHGAYEFGGPDAVRALPGGDAWMDTVERTPDGERHLSVHAGHCVELNDADRAAWAAGGHVLLRDATISGTRDEVRRKVEELGAQGVTEIVFQPCGPDTRAELERFLDAARAVATV from the coding sequence ATGGAGGTGTCATGCGCCTTCCCGACGAGCTTGAGCTCGCCGGACGACATCGCGCTCGCGGAGGAGCTGGGATACGACCGGGCCTGGGTCTACGACACCCCGCAGCAGAGCCCGGACGTGTGGATGACCCTCGCCCTCGCCGCCGAGCGGACCGAGCGGATCGGGCTCGGCCCGGGCGTCCTGGTCCCGAGCCTGCGCCACCCGATGGTCAACGCGGCCGGCACCGCGACGCTCGCCGCACTCGCCCCGGGCCGGGTGTCGGTGTCGTTCGGCACCGGGTTCACCGGCCGGCGCGCGATGGGCTACCGGGCGATCACCTGGGCGTTCATGGACTCCTACATCCGGGCCTACCGCGGCCTGCTCCGCGGCGAGGTCGTCGAATGGGAGGGCGCCCGGATGCAGATGCTGCACCCGGACGGCCACTCCCCCGCCCGGCCGGTCGACGTCCCGGTGCTCGTCGGCGCGCTCGGCCCGAAGGGCGACGCGGTCGCCCGCGAGCTCGGTGACGGCCTGTTCGCGACGCTGCAGGTCCCGGAGTTCATGAAGGATCACCCGCAGGCCGCGTTCCTGGTGTGGGGCACCGTCCTCGACGACGACGAGCAGATCGACAGCGACCGCGTCCGCGCGGCGGGCGGGCCCGGCTGGGCACTCGCCTACCACGGTGCCTACGAGTTCGGCGGCCCCGACGCCGTGCGCGCACTCCCCGGCGGCGACGCCTGGATGGACACCGTCGAGCGCACCCCGGACGGCGAGCGGCACCTGTCCGTGCACGCGGGCCACTGCGTGGAGCTCAACGACGCCGACCGGGCCGCCTGGGCCGCCGGTGGCCACGTGCTGCTGCGCGACGCCACCATCAGCGGCACCCGGGACGAGGTCCGGCGCAAGGTCGAGGAGCTCGGGGCCCAAGGCGTCACCGAGATCGTCTTCCAGCCCTGCGGGCCCGACACCCGCGCCGAGCTGGAGCGATTCCTGGACGCGGCCCGCGCGGTCGCGACCGTCTGA
- a CDS encoding type B 50S ribosomal protein L31: MKPGIHPSYGPVVYQDMSTGDRFLTRSTATSRETVEWSDGNTYPLIRVDITSSSHPFWTGNTRVLDAAGQVEKFRRRFGERKR, from the coding sequence GTGAAGCCCGGCATCCACCCCTCGTACGGACCGGTCGTCTACCAGGACATGTCGACCGGTGACCGATTCCTCACCCGGTCCACCGCGACCTCCCGGGAGACCGTCGAGTGGTCCGACGGGAACACCTATCCGCTGATCCGGGTCGACATCACCTCGTCGTCGCACCCGTTCTGGACGGGCAACACCCGAGTGCTCGACGCCGCCGGACAGGTCGAGAAGTTCCGCCGCCGGTTCGGCGAGCGGAAGCGCTGA
- a CDS encoding anti-sigma factor has product MAEQTVGWALHALEPDEEFEVIDHLSGCAECRRTAAEVSDVTTGLATALPQYEPPPRLRESIVEQARRTPQEGRGTGERPVPGDRLGSAPQVPPRHARRAEGPGVPPTGRPQRPGSPPPGGRPAGQQPSQPPPSQPPPAARPEQPTGGAGSGPGRARRKPRRAGRMLVAGVAALALVVGGGVVFNEFQGIRAERDASIAQAQQMEGVLTALAQPGTTHAFLAPEAGRAAVAAVLVHDGGREIVPMGLEPNQVDAQTYVLWGLEADGSPRAVGTFDVRSGSAGPLSVASVDREAFGTYAVSLEPGREAPSEPTAVVASGQVGT; this is encoded by the coding sequence ATGGCTGAACAGACGGTCGGCTGGGCCCTGCACGCTCTTGAACCTGACGAGGAGTTCGAGGTGATCGACCACCTGTCCGGCTGCGCCGAGTGCCGCCGGACGGCCGCCGAGGTCTCCGACGTGACGACCGGACTGGCGACCGCGCTGCCGCAGTACGAGCCGCCGCCCCGGCTGCGCGAGTCCATCGTCGAGCAGGCCCGGCGGACGCCGCAGGAGGGTCGGGGGACCGGGGAGCGTCCGGTGCCGGGAGACCGGCTCGGCTCGGCACCCCAGGTGCCGCCGCGGCACGCGCGCCGCGCCGAGGGGCCGGGTGTGCCGCCGACCGGCCGACCGCAGCGGCCGGGCTCGCCGCCGCCGGGCGGTCGGCCCGCGGGGCAGCAGCCGTCCCAGCCGCCGCCGTCCCAGCCACCGCCCGCGGCCCGTCCGGAGCAGCCCACCGGTGGTGCGGGGAGCGGACCCGGACGTGCGCGCCGGAAGCCGCGCCGCGCCGGACGGATGCTGGTCGCCGGCGTGGCGGCGCTCGCACTCGTCGTCGGCGGGGGTGTGGTGTTCAACGAGTTCCAGGGCATCCGTGCCGAGCGGGACGCGAGCATCGCCCAGGCCCAGCAGATGGAGGGTGTGCTCACCGCGCTCGCCCAGCCGGGCACCACACACGCCTTCCTGGCACCGGAGGCCGGCCGGGCGGCGGTCGCCGCGGTGCTGGTGCACGACGGCGGGCGCGAGATCGTGCCGATGGGGCTGGAGCCGAACCAGGTCGACGCCCAGACCTACGTGTTGTGGGGGCTGGAGGCCGACGGGTCGCCCCGGGCCGTCGGGACCTTCGACGTCCGCTCGGGATCTGCCGGACCGTTGTCAGTAGCATCGGTCGACAGAGAGGCGTTCGGGACGTACGCCGTCTCGCTGGAGCCCGGAAGGGAGGCCCCCTCCGAGCCCACGGCAGTAGTCGCGTCCGGGCAGGTGGGGACCTGA
- a CDS encoding alpha/beta fold hydrolase, with protein MDQSPQEREILLHGQRVSYRESGRGEGPTVLLVHGLAASSRTWAPVFDALAGGLHVVAPDLLGHGASEAPRSGDYSLGGYATGLRDLLAALDVERATIVGHSFGGGIAMQFAHQFPEFTERVVLVSSGGLGHDLTLALRAASLPGTELVLRSAASLTPPWMRRAARRLAHRVGTAPRSDIDGVHTALETFADRGTRGAFVQTARGALEPSGQRLDGAQRLHLLEEVPVLLVGGNRDRVIPLAHTLAAHDRLPDSRLEVFDGAGHFPHAEQPDRFVGLLRDFVDGTAPAEGDRDALRRRILGLPRAG; from the coding sequence GTGGATCAGTCCCCCCAGGAGCGAGAGATCCTGCTGCACGGTCAGCGCGTGAGCTACCGCGAGTCCGGCCGCGGCGAGGGCCCGACGGTGCTGCTCGTGCACGGTCTCGCCGCCAGCTCACGCACCTGGGCGCCGGTGTTCGACGCGCTCGCGGGCGGCCTGCACGTCGTGGCCCCCGACCTGCTCGGGCACGGCGCCAGCGAGGCCCCGCGCAGCGGCGACTACTCCCTCGGCGGCTACGCGACCGGGCTGCGGGACCTGCTGGCGGCACTCGACGTCGAGCGGGCGACGATCGTCGGGCACTCGTTCGGCGGCGGCATCGCGATGCAGTTCGCGCACCAGTTCCCCGAGTTCACCGAGCGGGTCGTGCTCGTGTCCTCCGGGGGCCTCGGCCACGACCTGACCCTCGCGCTGCGCGCGGCGAGCCTGCCGGGCACCGAGCTGGTGCTGCGGTCGGCCGCGTCGCTGACCCCGCCGTGGATGCGCCGTGCCGCCCGCCGCCTGGCCCACCGCGTCGGGACGGCGCCGCGCTCCGACATCGACGGCGTGCACACCGCGCTGGAGACCTTCGCCGACCGTGGCACCCGCGGCGCGTTCGTCCAGACCGCCCGCGGCGCGCTGGAACCGTCGGGCCAGCGTCTCGACGGCGCGCAGCGTCTGCACCTGCTGGAGGAGGTCCCGGTGCTGCTGGTCGGTGGGAACCGCGATCGCGTCATCCCGCTCGCTCACACCCTGGCCGCGCACGACCGCCTGCCCGACAGCCGGCTGGAGGTGTTCGACGGCGCGGGGCACTTCCCGCACGCCGAGCAGCCGGACCGGTTCGTGGGGCTGCTGCGGGACTTCGTCGACGGGACGGCGCCGGCCGAGGGCGACCGCGACGCGCTGCGCCGCCGGATCCTGGGTCTCCCCCGGGCCGGCTGA
- a CDS encoding SDR family oxidoreductase, which translates to MSERAPTDTNGVHGRDPHPLRGRTVLVTGAGRRGGIGHAIASLAASYGASTVLHHFQPHDEAQEWGADDLDAVVESVRRHALDDAVVAEISADLADPHGPARLMVAAAELVGHVDVLVCNHALTGEDGPLGGVTAEQLDAHWAVDARSSILLAQAFVQQHDGRPGGSIVFMTSGQELGPLPGEIAYAAAKAAMAGITTTIADELADLGIRVNTVNPGPVDTGYLTDDMWRLVAPMFPFGRYGRPDDPARLIVWLATDEAAWITGQTINTEGGFGRWRPRGPS; encoded by the coding sequence ATGTCTGAACGCGCCCCCACCGACACGAACGGCGTGCACGGTCGAGATCCGCACCCACTGCGGGGTCGCACCGTGCTCGTCACCGGCGCCGGTCGACGGGGCGGGATCGGCCACGCGATCGCGAGCCTGGCGGCCTCCTACGGCGCGAGCACCGTCCTGCATCACTTCCAGCCTCATGACGAGGCCCAGGAGTGGGGTGCCGACGATCTCGATGCCGTCGTCGAATCGGTCCGGCGCCACGCCCTCGACGACGCCGTCGTTGCGGAGATCAGTGCTGATCTCGCTGACCCCCACGGACCCGCGCGCCTCATGGTTGCCGCTGCCGAACTGGTCGGGCACGTCGATGTGCTGGTCTGCAATCATGCGCTGACCGGGGAGGACGGGCCGCTGGGTGGCGTCACGGCGGAGCAGCTGGATGCCCACTGGGCGGTCGACGCACGTTCGTCGATCCTGCTCGCGCAAGCCTTCGTCCAGCAGCACGACGGCCGGCCCGGTGGCTCGATCGTCTTCATGACCTCCGGTCAGGAGCTCGGGCCGCTGCCGGGGGAGATCGCCTACGCAGCGGCCAAGGCGGCGATGGCCGGGATCACCACGACGATCGCGGACGAGCTCGCCGACCTCGGTATCCGCGTGAACACCGTGAACCCCGGTCCGGTCGACACCGGATACCTGACCGACGACATGTGGCGGCTCGTCGCGCCGATGTTCCCCTTCGGTCGCTACGGACGTCCGGACGACCCGGCCCGGTTGATCGTCTGGCTCGCCACCGACGAAGCCGCCTGGATCACCGGACAGACGATCAACACCGAAGGAGGGTTCGGGCGTTGGCGGCCCCGTGGTCCCTCCTGA
- a CDS encoding RNA polymerase sigma factor, producing MAGIADPPERPEHGRPGDGAARREPPRRDDAGDARLVQRIVAGDSTALGELYDRFGRQSYSLARRICADEGLAEDVVQEVFLAFWKDPSRFDPNRGRFGTWLLTLVHHKSVDAVRRESAIRRRTVPATDDGAEWNAPPGPGADEGAIGAVVAGQVRDALGRLPAEQRQVLALAYYGGYTQREVAAMTGVPLGTVKSRMFTGVARLRNLLGPALSESGGDLAGGMS from the coding sequence GTGGCAGGCATCGCCGATCCACCGGAACGTCCGGAACACGGGCGGCCCGGCGACGGTGCCGCGCGCCGCGAGCCACCGCGTCGTGACGACGCCGGCGACGCTCGGCTCGTGCAACGGATCGTGGCCGGGGACTCGACAGCGCTGGGTGAGCTCTACGACCGGTTCGGGCGGCAGTCGTACTCGTTGGCGCGACGTATCTGCGCGGACGAGGGACTGGCCGAGGACGTCGTCCAGGAGGTGTTCCTGGCCTTCTGGAAGGACCCGTCCCGGTTCGACCCGAACCGCGGGAGGTTCGGCACCTGGCTGCTCACTCTCGTGCACCACAAGTCGGTGGACGCGGTCCGCCGGGAGAGTGCGATCCGGCGACGGACCGTGCCCGCCACCGATGACGGTGCGGAGTGGAACGCTCCGCCGGGCCCGGGCGCCGACGAGGGCGCGATCGGCGCGGTGGTCGCCGGCCAGGTGCGGGACGCACTGGGCAGACTGCCGGCCGAGCAACGCCAGGTCCTCGCACTGGCGTACTACGGCGGCTACACGCAACGCGAGGTGGCGGCTATGACCGGGGTGCCGCTGGGCACCGTCAAGTCCCGGATGTTCACCGGTGTCGCGCGGCTGCGGAACCTGCTGGGGCCCGCGCTCTCGGAGTCCGGTGGCGATCTTGCCGGAGGAATGTCGTGA
- a CDS encoding tyrosine-type recombinase/integrase, whose protein sequence is MDADVAGETAELIDSTVARVVQIGPVQMAEEHHDRAGMGVVDTGTRLDAANVRRGFRRVLTAAAIDAAEWTPRELRHSFVSLLSDSGMTVDQIARLVGHAGGSSVTELVYRKQIRPVIDDGATAMNDLFPEEQR, encoded by the coding sequence GTGGACGCCGACGTTGCAGGCGAAACGGCCGAACTGATCGACTCGACCGTCGCTCGTGTGGTTCAGATCGGGCCGGTCCAGATGGCGGAGGAACATCATGACCGGGCCGGCATGGGAGTCGTTGACACCGGGACCAGACTCGACGCGGCCAACGTGCGTCGCGGCTTCCGCCGGGTCCTCACCGCCGCCGCGATCGACGCAGCCGAATGGACGCCGCGCGAGCTACGGCACAGCTTCGTCTCCCTGCTGTCCGACAGCGGCATGACCGTCGACCAGATCGCCCGGCTCGTCGGCCACGCGGGCGGCAGCTCGGTCACCGAACTCGTCTACCGCAAGCAGATCCGGCCCGTGATCGACGACGGCGCCACGGCGATGAACGACCTGTTCCCCGAGGAACAGCGATAG
- a CDS encoding SDR family oxidoreductase: MSSLRRDPAPLRGRTALVTGAGRRGGIGHATACRLAAYGASVVVHHFAPHDATQEWGADDVTAAVAAVRGHLVADGAVVADLHADLADPAGPQHVVDTARELAGPLDVLIANQALSGSDGPLGELGEELDRHWAVDARASILLAQAYANAHDDDRPGGAIVLMTSGQAQGPMPGEVAYAAAKAAVAGITLTLADQLADRRIRVNTVNPGPVDTGYLGAEAFRTMAEMFPFGRFGEPDDPARLIAWLCTDEAYWITGQVIASEGGFARHRNGWRP, from the coding sequence GTGAGCAGCCTGCGGCGGGACCCGGCACCACTGCGCGGCCGGACCGCGCTCGTCACCGGCGCCGGGCGCCGCGGCGGGATCGGGCACGCGACCGCGTGCCGGCTCGCCGCCTACGGCGCGAGCGTCGTCGTGCACCATTTCGCGCCGCACGACGCGACCCAGGAGTGGGGCGCCGACGACGTCACCGCCGCCGTCGCGGCGGTCCGCGGCCATCTCGTGGCCGACGGCGCGGTCGTCGCCGATCTGCACGCCGATCTCGCCGATCCGGCCGGGCCGCAGCACGTCGTGGACACCGCGCGCGAGCTCGCCGGGCCGCTGGACGTGCTGATCGCGAACCAGGCACTGTCCGGGTCGGACGGGCCGCTGGGGGAGCTGGGAGAGGAGCTGGACCGGCACTGGGCGGTCGACGCCCGGGCGTCGATCCTGCTGGCCCAGGCCTATGCGAACGCGCACGACGACGACCGCCCCGGCGGCGCGATCGTGCTGATGACCTCCGGGCAGGCGCAGGGCCCGATGCCCGGTGAGGTCGCCTACGCGGCCGCCAAGGCCGCCGTCGCCGGGATCACGCTCACCCTGGCCGATCAGCTGGCGGACCGGCGGATCCGGGTGAACACCGTCAATCCGGGGCCAGTGGACACCGGCTACCTGGGGGCGGAGGCGTTCCGGACGATGGCGGAGATGTTCCCGTTCGGCCGATTCGGGGAGCCGGACGACCCGGCCCGGCTGATCGCCTGGCTGTGCACCGACGAGGCGTACTGGATCACCGGGCAGGTGATCGCCTCGGAGGGAGGGTTCGCCCGGCACCGCAACGGATGGCGGCCCTGA
- a CDS encoding TIGR02611 family protein produces the protein MARPERARRRYTGLRKWFRRTKVRYRAFRAKVACRPVLDLTYRISAGVLGTAIVILGIIALPAPGPGWAIIFLGLGVLAAEFSWAKRLLHWVRVRYDGWVAWLQRKTRPVQLAVMTLILGVVAVCAWLFGVFDTVGGWVGIEWTWLESPLKPMLGPKHIVPPADVVPSPDVLPEVQ, from the coding sequence GTGGCGAGGCCGGAACGGGCCCGCCGCCGGTACACCGGTCTCCGTAAGTGGTTCCGGCGGACCAAGGTCCGCTACCGGGCGTTCCGGGCCAAGGTCGCCTGCCGTCCGGTGCTGGACCTGACCTACCGGATCTCCGCCGGCGTGCTCGGCACCGCGATCGTCATCCTCGGGATCATCGCGCTCCCGGCACCCGGCCCCGGCTGGGCGATCATCTTCCTCGGCCTCGGCGTGCTCGCCGCCGAGTTCAGCTGGGCCAAGCGCCTGCTGCACTGGGTGCGGGTGCGCTACGACGGCTGGGTGGCCTGGCTGCAGCGGAAGACCCGGCCGGTGCAGCTGGCGGTGATGACGCTGATCCTGGGCGTCGTCGCCGTGTGCGCGTGGCTGTTCGGGGTCTTCGACACCGTCGGCGGGTGGGTCGGGATCGAGTGGACGTGGCTGGAGTCGCCGCTCAAGCCGATGCTGGGGCCGAAGCACATCGTGCCGCCGGCCGACGTCGTACCGTCGCCGGACGTCCTGCCCGAGGTGCAGTGA
- a CDS encoding CPBP family intramembrane glutamic endopeptidase has product MAATTEQGGLPEPGPESARAVPAGVEYHRVLAGERRRIGRGVLAIVLLLAGMVVLPTVLGRMSALVDAQLGNTPTTVGGTDYTPLQHATTMIALGLLAPWSMLVQRLLYGAPGASLHSVVSRFRLDLLGRALLVLGPGWLIVNGLGALVAPAEEMPWSQAELLVMFLVVLVLTPLQATGEEYGFRGLMFRVLGSWARGRRAGLVTGVLASSVLFTAVHGSTDPYINVWYFVLGAGLAVITWRTGGIEVAVVLHAVLNTGVFLVAVLLRIDLGAALQDRSAGVGSPYQLVPTLAVVVITAAVWWWARGTGPARTPAARAGDEAAATGPRDRSVESGRERPAVSGKPVL; this is encoded by the coding sequence ATGGCCGCCACCACCGAACAGGGCGGGCTCCCGGAACCCGGACCGGAGAGCGCGCGGGCGGTGCCCGCCGGAGTCGAGTACCACCGCGTCCTCGCGGGTGAGCGCCGCCGGATCGGCCGCGGCGTGCTCGCGATCGTGCTGCTGCTGGCGGGGATGGTCGTCCTCCCCACGGTGCTCGGCCGGATGAGTGCGCTGGTCGACGCGCAGCTCGGCAACACGCCCACGACCGTCGGCGGGACCGACTACACGCCCCTCCAGCACGCGACGACGATGATCGCCCTGGGGCTGCTCGCTCCCTGGAGCATGCTCGTCCAGCGCCTGCTCTACGGGGCGCCCGGTGCGTCGCTGCATTCGGTGGTGTCGAGATTCCGGCTCGACCTGCTCGGCAGGGCGCTGCTGGTACTCGGGCCCGGCTGGCTGATCGTCAACGGCCTCGGGGCCCTGGTCGCGCCCGCCGAGGAGATGCCGTGGTCGCAGGCCGAGCTCCTGGTGATGTTCCTCGTCGTACTCGTCCTGACCCCGCTGCAGGCGACCGGCGAGGAGTACGGCTTCCGCGGCTTGATGTTCCGGGTCCTGGGGAGCTGGGCCCGCGGCAGGCGGGCGGGGCTCGTCACCGGCGTCCTCGCCTCGAGCGTGCTGTTCACCGCCGTCCACGGGTCCACCGATCCGTACATCAACGTGTGGTACTTCGTGCTGGGGGCCGGTCTGGCGGTCATCACCTGGCGCACCGGGGGCATCGAGGTCGCGGTCGTCCTGCACGCCGTGCTCAACACGGGTGTGTTCCTGGTGGCGGTCCTCTTGCGTATCGATCTCGGCGCAGCGCTGCAGGACCGGTCGGCCGGGGTCGGGTCGCCGTACCAGCTCGTTCCCACGCTCGCCGTCGTCGTGATCACCGCGGCCGTCTGGTGGTGGGCGCGCGGAACGGGCCCGGCGCGCACTCCTGCGGCCCGCGCCGGCGACGAGGCCGCGGCAACCGGGCCGCGGGACCGGAGCGTGGAATCCGGTCGCGAGCGGCCCGCGGTGTCCGGTAAGCCGGTGCTGTGA
- a CDS encoding SsgA family sporulation/cell division regulator: MRDESKTIRATAMFELIAPDAPVVPVKVELSYTSRDPYAVQASFRTGHDTTVDWVFARDLLADGLVDSAGTGDVRVQPMSEDPTRIELELTSPSGHALFTTAAQTLSEFLQATYDAVPAAAEYSWLDFDAALADLLDTTARD; encoded by the coding sequence ATGCGCGACGAGTCCAAGACGATCCGGGCGACGGCCATGTTCGAGCTCATCGCTCCGGACGCGCCGGTCGTGCCCGTGAAGGTCGAACTGTCCTACACGAGCCGCGACCCCTACGCCGTCCAGGCCTCGTTCCGGACCGGACACGACACCACCGTCGACTGGGTTTTCGCCCGCGACCTGCTCGCCGACGGCCTCGTCGACTCGGCCGGCACCGGTGACGTCCGGGTCCAGCCGATGAGCGAGGACCCGACCCGGATCGAGCTCGAGCTCACCTCGCCGTCCGGGCACGCGCTGTTCACCACCGCGGCGCAGACGCTCTCCGAGTTCCTGCAGGCGACCTACGACGCCGTCCCGGCGGCCGCCGAGTACTCGTGGCTCGACTTCGACGCCGCGCTCGCCGACCTGCTCGACACCACCGCCCGGGACTGA
- a CDS encoding dienelactone hydrolase family protein, producing the protein MRIRTEQRHDDLVETAFSLDDVPGILWTPTTPAAATTPSPLVLLGHPGDLRRMHPRLLARARSCIAAGFAAATLELPGTGDRPRRAEADRARADLQRAVRAGEPVPDDVVDRLVLPLVEQAVPEWRAALDALLARPDLCGPVAWSGGIISLGVRMAVIEPRIAAAVLFAGSYVPRAIVEEARAVTVPLLVLLQWDDEGNDRQHALDLFDALGSREKTLHANTGGHTGVPAFEGDDAARFLVRHLR; encoded by the coding sequence ATGCGAATCCGCACCGAACAGCGCCACGACGACCTGGTCGAGACGGCGTTCTCCCTCGACGACGTCCCCGGCATCCTCTGGACGCCGACCACCCCGGCCGCCGCGACCACCCCGTCCCCGCTGGTCCTCCTCGGTCACCCCGGCGACCTGCGCCGGATGCACCCCCGGCTGCTCGCCCGGGCCCGGTCCTGCATCGCGGCCGGGTTCGCCGCGGCGACCCTCGAGCTCCCGGGAACCGGCGACCGGCCCCGACGCGCCGAGGCCGACCGGGCCCGCGCCGACCTGCAACGCGCGGTACGGGCCGGTGAGCCGGTGCCCGACGACGTCGTCGACCGGCTCGTCCTCCCGCTGGTCGAGCAGGCGGTCCCGGAGTGGCGGGCCGCGCTGGACGCGCTGCTCGCCCGCCCGGACCTGTGCGGCCCGGTCGCCTGGTCGGGCGGGATCATCTCGCTCGGCGTCCGGATGGCCGTGATCGAGCCGCGCATCGCGGCCGCGGTCCTGTTCGCCGGCAGCTACGTGCCTCGCGCGATCGTCGAGGAGGCCCGGGCGGTCACCGTCCCGCTGCTGGTCCTGCTGCAGTGGGACGACGAGGGCAACGACCGGCAGCACGCCCTGGACCTGTTCGACGCCCTCGGTAGTCGTGAGAAGACGCTGCACGCCAACACCGGCGGGCACACCGGCGTCCCCGCCTTCGAGGGCGACGACGCTGCCCGGTTCCTCGTCCGGCACCTGAGGTGA
- a CDS encoding TetR/AcrR family transcriptional regulator, with translation MTRNVVDPVTELWGDDLVPVARALLTSAVHCFARRGFTGTTTRDISTGAGLSPAALYVHFRSKEDVLFEIARRGHLRALEAVSVPEVLAGADDPPSRLRAVMSRFVTWHALHHVAARVCQYELAALNPEHLEEIAGIRREFPELFRAVIVEGVDRGDFAPVDAGRVVRALLSLGVDLVRWYRSDGPDSPEQLGRFYADLAVSMVSAVPGPPAG, from the coding sequence ATGACGCGCAACGTCGTGGATCCGGTGACGGAGTTGTGGGGCGACGATCTCGTTCCGGTCGCGCGTGCGCTGCTCACCTCGGCGGTGCACTGCTTCGCCAGGCGCGGCTTCACCGGCACGACGACCCGGGACATCTCGACCGGCGCCGGACTCAGCCCGGCGGCGCTCTACGTTCATTTCCGCTCCAAGGAGGACGTGCTGTTCGAGATCGCCCGGCGCGGTCACCTGCGGGCGCTGGAGGCGGTCTCCGTACCCGAGGTGCTGGCCGGTGCCGACGATCCGCCGTCCCGGCTGCGGGCGGTGATGTCGCGCTTCGTCACCTGGCACGCCCTGCACCACGTCGCGGCGCGGGTGTGCCAGTACGAGCTGGCTGCGTTGAACCCGGAGCACCTCGAGGAGATCGCCGGGATCCGCCGGGAGTTCCCGGAGCTGTTCCGGGCGGTGATCGTCGAGGGCGTCGACCGGGGCGATTTCGCCCCGGTCGACGCCGGCCGGGTGGTGCGGGCCCTGCTCTCGCTGGGGGTCGATCTCGTGCGCTGGTACCGGTCGGACGGCCCGGATTCGCCCGAGCAGCTGGGCCGGTTCTACGCCGATCTCGCCGTGAGCATGGTCTCCGCGGTGCCCGGCCCGCCTGCGGGCTGA
- a CDS encoding SMP-30/gluconolactonase/LRE family protein, translating into MPREISTIVSGLTYTECPRWHDGRLWFVDFYTHQVLSVAEDGSDQRLEAEVPEQPSGLGWLPDGRLLVVSMRDARVLRREHDGTLVTHADVSAHTGGHLNDMVVDARGRAYAGNFGFDLMGGAPLETASLVRIDPDGSVAVVADDLWFPNGSVITDDGTLLVNETFGNRITAFDIAEDGSLDNRREWASFGELPDRSIEKALGQIAIAPDGCGLDAEGALWVADALNARLVRIREGGEIVDSIDTGSGVFACILGGSDGKTLFASVAPDFHEEARRNAREGSVVAVRVDVGHGGTP; encoded by the coding sequence ATGCCCCGTGAGATCAGCACCATCGTCAGCGGCCTGACCTACACCGAGTGCCCGCGCTGGCACGACGGCCGCCTGTGGTTCGTCGATTTCTACACCCACCAGGTGCTCTCGGTCGCCGAGGACGGCAGTGATCAGCGCCTCGAGGCCGAGGTCCCGGAGCAGCCCTCAGGGCTCGGCTGGCTGCCCGACGGCAGGCTGCTCGTGGTCTCCATGCGCGACGCCCGGGTGCTCCGCCGCGAGCACGACGGCACCCTGGTCACCCATGCCGACGTCTCCGCGCACACCGGCGGGCACCTCAACGACATGGTGGTGGACGCCCGGGGGCGCGCCTACGCCGGTAACTTCGGCTTCGACCTGATGGGCGGGGCGCCGCTGGAGACCGCATCGCTGGTGCGGATCGACCCGGACGGCTCGGTCGCCGTCGTCGCCGACGACCTGTGGTTCCCCAACGGCAGCGTGATCACCGACGACGGCACGCTGCTGGTCAACGAGACGTTCGGCAACCGGATCACCGCGTTCGACATCGCCGAGGACGGCTCGCTGGACAACCGCCGGGAGTGGGCGTCGTTCGGTGAGCTGCCCGACCGCAGCATCGAGAAGGCGCTCGGCCAGATCGCGATCGCACCGGACGGCTGCGGACTGGACGCGGAGGGCGCCCTGTGGGTCGCCGACGCACTCAACGCCCGGCTGGTCCGGATCCGCGAGGGCGGCGAGATCGTCGACTCGATCGACACCGGGAGCGGCGTGTTCGCCTGCATCCTGGGCGGCTCCGACGGCAAGACCCTGTTCGCCAGCGTCGCGCCGGACTTCCACGAGGAGGCCCGCCGCAACGCCCGCGAGGGCAGCGTGGTGGCGGTGCGGGTGGACGTCGGGCACGGCGGCACCCCCTGA